In Rattus rattus isolate New Zealand chromosome 3, Rrattus_CSIRO_v1, whole genome shotgun sequence, one genomic interval encodes:
- the Mrpl55 gene encoding LOW QUALITY PROTEIN: 39S ribosomal protein L55, mitochondrial (The sequence of the model RefSeq protein was modified relative to this genomic sequence to represent the inferred CDS: deleted 1 base in 1 codon; substituted 8 bases at 8 genomic stop codons) yields MFLGCLLVLPRRCAVRAASPAACXHLHTSSWKADSSRVSLTXLPNQVYARLYPGLLVKQDGSTIHIQYQEPXHMLAMALDLGILSVKEHWACFXKCEAQLLXKREGEPXMIGRFDTEXYXWFWTKTKK; encoded by the exons atgtttcTGGGCTGCCTGCTTGTATTGCCAAGGCGTTGTGCTGTG AGGGCAGCCTCCCCGGCGGCATGCTGACACCTGCACACATCCTCCTGGAAAGCTGACAGCAGCAGGGTTTCACTCACTTGACTACCCAATCAGGTCTATGCTCGCCTCTACCCTGGGCTGTTGGTCAAGCAGGATGGCTCCACTATCCATATCCAATATCAGGAGCCATGACACATGCTAGCGATGGCCCTAGACCTGGGCATCCTATCTGTAAAAGAGCACTGGGCCTGCTTCTGAAAATGTGAGGCTCAGCTCCtgtagaagagggagggagagccatAGATGATTGGCAGGTTTGACACTGAATGATACTAATGGTTTTGGACCAAGACCAAGAAGTAA